From the genome of Tachysurus vachellii isolate PV-2020 chromosome 2, HZAU_Pvac_v1, whole genome shotgun sequence, one region includes:
- the gspt1 gene encoding eukaryotic peptide chain release factor GTP-binding subunit ERF3A gives MDQRDSAPESWEEDDVEAQADTELQSAFIGLNVNAPEFVPSFVPRASPHSTGSHGPDTVTNMEVSEPVAAVENGETDTGTAESWEEKGEPDEVEAAGGTMEEIGSAREEAQDEMMMEEDEEMPAPKLPPPLPDAPKKEHVNVVFIGHVDAGKSTIGGQIMYLTGMVDKRTLEKYEREAKEKNRETWYLSWALDTNQEERDKGKTVEVGRAYFETEKKHFTILDAPGHKSFVPNMIGGASQADLAVLVISARKGEFETGFEKGGQTREHAMLAKTAGVKHLIVLINKMDDPTVNWSLDRYEECKEKLVPFLKKVGFNPKKDIHFMPCSGLTGANLKEPSEMCPWYTGLPFIPHLDSLPNFNRSTDGPIRLPIVDKYRDMGTVVLGKLESGTISKAQQLIMMPNRHTVEVLSLLSDDVETDDAGPGENLKLRLKGIEEEEILPGFILCNAENLCHSGRTFDAQIVIIEHKSIICPGYNAVLHIHTCIEEVQITALICLVDKKTGEKSKTRPRFVKQDQVCIARLRTAGTICLETFKDFPQMGRFTLRDEGKTIAIGKVLKLVPEKD, from the exons ACCGGGTCCCacg GTCCAGACACGGTTACCAACATGGAGGTTTCTGAGCCAGTAG CTGCTGTGGAGAATGGAGAAACAGATACTGGCACTGCCGAGTCGTGGGAGGAGAAGGGTGAACCAGATGAGGTGGAGGCAGCAGGTGGAACGATGGAGGAGATTGGATCTGCTAGGGAAGAAGCCCAAGATGAGATGATgatggaggaggatgaggaaatGCCTGCCCCTAaacttcctcctcctctcccaGATGCCCCAAAGAAAGAACATGTTAATGTTGTATTCATTGGACACGTTG atGCTGGCAAGTCAACAATCGGTGGCCAGATCAT GTATTTAACCGGCATGGTGGACAAACGGACCCTGGAGAAATATGAAAGGGaagcaaaagaaaagaacaggGAGACATG GTATCTCTCATGGGCATTAGATACCAACCAGGAGGAGAGAGACAAGGGGAAAACAGTAGAAGTAGGAAGAGCATATTTTGAAACTGAGAAAAAGCACTTTACCATCCTGGATGCCCCGGGCCATAAAAGCTTTGTGCCCAATATGATTGGTGGAGCCTCACAGGCTGACCTGGCAGTGCTG GTTATCTCTGCCAGAAAGGGCGAGTTTGAGACAGGCTTCGAAAAGGGTGGTCAGACCCGTGAACACGCCATGTTGGCCAAAACAGCTGGAGTCAAACACCTGATAGTCCTCATTAACAAAATGGACGATCCTACAGTGAACTGGAGCTTGGATAG ATATGAGGAATGTAAAGAGAAATTAGTGCCATTTTTAAAGAAGGTGGGCTTTAATCCAAAGAAAGACATCCACTTTATGCCCTGTTCTGGACTGACAGGAGCCAACTTAAAGGAGCCTTCTGAGATGTGCCCCTGGTACAC gggTTTACCATTTATTCCACATCTGGACAGCTTGCCAAACTTCAACCGATCAACTGATGGTCCCATCAGATTGCCTATTGTAGATAAGTACAGG GACATGGGCACTGTGGTTCTTGGCAAACTGGAATCAGGGACTATTAGCAAAGCACAACAACTTATCATGATGCCAAATAGG CACACTGTAGAGGTACTGAGCCTACTGTCCGATGACGTAGAGACAGATGACGCAGGACCTGGAGAGAACCTGAAGCTCCGTCTCAAAGGCATTGAAGAAGAGGAGATTCTTCCTGGCTTCATCTTATGCAATGCAGAGAATCTCTGCCACTCAGGGCGTACGTTTGACGCCCAG ATTGTCATTATTGAACACAAATCCATTATATGTCCAGGTTACAATGCAGTCCTTCATATCCATACTTGCATAGAAGAAGTTCAGATAACA GCCTTAATCTGTTTGGTGGACAAGAAGACAGGAGAGAAGAGCAAGACGCGTCCTCGCTTTGTCAAACAAGACCAAGTGTGCATTGCCCGTCTCCGAACAGCAGGAACCATCTGCTTAGAAACGTTTAAAGACTTCCCGCAGATGGGCCGTTTCACTCTGAGGGACGAAG GTAAAACCATTGCTATCGGCAAGGTGCTGAAGTTGGTGCCAGAGAAGGACTGA